In a single window of the Stigmatopora nigra isolate UIUO_SnigA chromosome 7, RoL_Snig_1.1, whole genome shotgun sequence genome:
- the klhl32 gene encoding kelch-like protein 32 isoform X4 translates to MRKVSALLKPASLAEEPSNLLDCGVTNTAQYQTRLMVYKPDQDQWLARSPMLQRRVYHVMAALKRQLYVLGGNDLDYNNDRILVRHIDSYNLDVDQWTRCSFSLLTGQNESGVAVHDDRIYVVGGYSIWTNEPLACIQVLDLSREGKEEVFYGPTLPFASNGIATCFLPAPYFTCPNLQALQIPHHRIGAV, encoded by the exons ATGCGCAAGGTTAGCGCGCTGTTGAAGCCAGCCAGTTTAGCAGAGGAGCCATCGAACCTCTTGGACT GTGGGGTGACAAACACAGCTCAGTACCAGACTCGTCTGATGGTATACAAGCCAGATCAG GACCAGTGGCTAGCACGCAGTCCTATGTTGCAGAGGCGGGTCTACCACGTCATGGCAGCTTTGAAAAGACAGCTTTACGTACTTGGAGGGAATGACCTGGACTACAATAATGACCGGATTTTGGTGCGCCACATCGACTCCTACAATCTGGACGTGGACCAATGGACCCGCTGCTCTTTCAGTCTTCTCACAG GTCAGAATGAGTCTGGAGTTGCAGTCCACGATGACAGAATCTATGTGGTTGGAGGGTACTCGATTTGGACCAATGAACCTCTGGCATGCATTCAG GTTCTGGATCTGAGTCGAGAGGGAAAAGAAGAAGTTTTCTACGGGCCAACCTTACCCTTTGCCTCAAACGGGATTGCAACTTGTTTCCTCCCTGCTCCATATTTTACATGCCCCAACCTTCAGGCACTTCAAATACCCCATCACCGAATTGGTGCTGTTTAA
- the klhl32 gene encoding kelch-like protein 32 isoform X5 translates to MDRTKCGVTNTAQYQTRLMVYKPDQDQWLARSPMLQRRVYHVMAALKRQLYVLGGNDLDYNNDRILVRHIDSYNLDVDQWTRCSFSLLTGQNESGVAVHDDRIYVVGGYSIWTNEPLACIQVLDLSREGKEEVFYGPTLPFASNGIATCFLPAPYFTCPNLQALQIPHHRIGAV, encoded by the exons ATGGACAGAACAAAAT GTGGGGTGACAAACACAGCTCAGTACCAGACTCGTCTGATGGTATACAAGCCAGATCAG GACCAGTGGCTAGCACGCAGTCCTATGTTGCAGAGGCGGGTCTACCACGTCATGGCAGCTTTGAAAAGACAGCTTTACGTACTTGGAGGGAATGACCTGGACTACAATAATGACCGGATTTTGGTGCGCCACATCGACTCCTACAATCTGGACGTGGACCAATGGACCCGCTGCTCTTTCAGTCTTCTCACAG GTCAGAATGAGTCTGGAGTTGCAGTCCACGATGACAGAATCTATGTGGTTGGAGGGTACTCGATTTGGACCAATGAACCTCTGGCATGCATTCAG GTTCTGGATCTGAGTCGAGAGGGAAAAGAAGAAGTTTTCTACGGGCCAACCTTACCCTTTGCCTCAAACGGGATTGCAACTTGTTTCCTCCCTGCTCCATATTTTACATGCCCCAACCTTCAGGCACTTCAAATACCCCATCACCGAATTGGTGCTGTTTAA